The Phacochoerus africanus isolate WHEZ1 chromosome 9, ROS_Pafr_v1, whole genome shotgun sequence genomic sequence CCCCAACGAGGAGGCGTGTGGTGGGCCCGGCGTTCCTCCGTTCCTGCTAATCCTGGTTTGCACAGCCCCGGACAACCTGAATCAGAGGAACGCCATTCGGGCCTCGTGGGGCCGGCTGCGCGAGGCCCGGGGGCTCAGGGTGCAGACTCTTTTTCTGCTGGGAGAGCCTAGCGGAGGCTCCAGAGAGAACGACCTGGCCAGGGAGTCAGCTGCCCATGGGGATATCATGCAGGCGGCCTTCCAGGACTCCTATCGCAATCTCACCCTCAAGACCCTCAGCGGGCTGAATTGGGCTGACAAACACTGCCCTATGGCCCGCTACATCCTCAAGACTGACGACGACGTGTTTGTCAATGTCCCAGAGCTGGTATCGGAGCTGGTCCGGCGAGGGGGCCATTGGGAGCAATGGGAGCAGGAGCCCCAGAGAAAGGCTAAGGTTGGTGatgagggtggggaaggaagccTCACCTCGGGGAGCCAGCCGGTGCCTCTCTTGTACTTGGGCCGGGTGCACTGGCGGGTGCACCCTTCTAGGACgccagggggcagacaccagataGCAGAGGAGCAGTGGCCTCCTGCCTGGGGCCCCTTCCCCCCGTACGCCTCAGGAACTGGATACCTGCTGTCAGCGTCTGCTGTGCAGCTCATCCTGAAGGTGGCCAGCAGAGCACCCCCTCTGCCACTGGAGGATGTCTTTGTGGGGGTAAGTGCCCGAAGAGGAGgcctcacccccacccactgtgtcaggctggctGGCGCCACCCACTACCCCCTGGACCGGTGCTGCTACGGGAGGTTCCTGCTGACCTCCCATAGGTTGGACCCCAGGGAGATGCAGGAGGCCTGGGAGCTGGTGGGTGGCTCTGATGGC encodes the following:
- the B3GALT4 gene encoding beta-1,3-galactosyltransferase 4 — translated: MRLSLSRRLLLAALLLVIIWTLFGPSGLGEELLSLSLASLLPAPASPGPPLALPRLLIPNEEACGGPGVPPFLLILVCTAPDNLNQRNAIRASWGRLREARGLRVQTLFLLGEPSGGSRENDLARESAAHGDIMQAAFQDSYRNLTLKTLSGLNWADKHCPMARYILKTDDDVFVNVPELVSELVRRGGHWEQWEQEPQRKAKVGDEGGEGSLTSGSQPVPLLYLGRVHWRVHPSRTPGGRHQIAEEQWPPAWGPFPPYASGTGYLLSASAVQLILKVASRAPPLPLEDVFVGVSARRGGLTPTHCVRLAGATHYPLDRCCYGRFLLTSHRLDPREMQEAWELVGGSDGRRTVPFCSWLQGVLGILRCRVIAWLHS